One genomic region from Thermoleptolyngbya sichuanensis A183 encodes:
- the cas1 gene encoding CRISPR-associated endonuclease Cas1, protein MLDRPTLNWPKLDWQRFLSAENFEQTWLKVRRNRGCAGVDGETVEAFEQDADRKLATLRRQIETGTYQPMPLRSLHIPKKPKLKPGEPPKTEWRGLAVPTVRDRIVQQALLNLLHPILEPQFENSSFAYRPGRSYKSAVQQIDQWRQRGYDWVLDADVVKYFDNIQHGRLFDELQERVHDPAIGHLVERWIGSGVSTASGLILPNKGVPQGAVISPILANVYFDNFDEAIEAAGLKLVRYADDFVILAKSKARIEKAHDLVEELLDTMGLELHPDKTRVTHFNDGFRFLGHTFVRSLIVPDQPKSKRQRQTEEAAIAQKAADPARSPILHYSDPPPQATQMQQALLAAVQTSEQPIPPPLYVVMGYRVRDEKPVQIESKEWTWRNGMSTLYLVRQGTMLRKDHGRFVIEGGRFETEENESITAQSPPSQPPTPKSKTQNPQSKTTAPPPILEIPIKEVGRILVLGNVQISTSALSECLEHQIPVVFMSRAGDYKGHLWSSEFCDLPTEAAQFGRRHDPGFQVKMAQQILHGKLTNSRHLLLRLNRKRKVDGLRAKIHRIDQHIAALPKTVDLDVMRGHEGASARLYFTALGQLITNPGFSLTERNRRPPKDPVNSLLSFGYTLLFNNVLSLILAEGLNPYLGNLHRSDRKEPHLAFDLMEEWRSPIVDSLVMVLINKKILRPTDFTFPNAEGGIYLNPTARRVFLKHFEERISEEIAHPAVQQPVSYRRAIQLQVQQYKRCLQNSQPYLPFIRAT, encoded by the coding sequence ATGCTGGATCGGCCCACGCTGAATTGGCCCAAACTGGATTGGCAACGGTTTCTGTCGGCAGAAAACTTTGAGCAGACCTGGCTCAAGGTGCGGCGAAACCGGGGCTGTGCGGGGGTGGATGGCGAAACGGTTGAAGCCTTTGAGCAGGATGCCGATCGCAAGCTGGCCACGCTGCGCCGCCAAATCGAAACGGGCACCTACCAGCCGATGCCGCTGCGATCGCTCCACATTCCCAAGAAGCCCAAGCTAAAACCGGGGGAACCACCCAAAACCGAGTGGCGCGGGCTGGCCGTGCCCACGGTGCGCGATCGCATCGTGCAACAAGCCCTGCTCAACCTGCTGCATCCCATCCTCGAACCCCAGTTTGAAAACAGCAGCTTTGCCTATCGCCCCGGCCGCTCCTACAAAAGCGCCGTGCAGCAAATCGACCAGTGGCGACAACGGGGCTATGACTGGGTGCTGGATGCCGACGTGGTGAAATATTTTGACAATATTCAGCACGGTCGCCTGTTTGATGAGCTGCAAGAGCGGGTGCATGATCCGGCGATCGGGCACTTGGTGGAGCGGTGGATCGGCAGCGGCGTGTCTACCGCGTCGGGGCTGATCTTGCCGAATAAAGGCGTGCCCCAGGGCGCGGTGATTTCGCCCATTTTGGCCAATGTGTATTTCGATAATTTTGATGAAGCCATTGAGGCGGCCGGACTCAAGCTGGTGCGCTATGCCGATGATTTTGTCATTTTGGCTAAGTCCAAAGCGCGGATCGAAAAAGCCCACGACTTGGTAGAAGAGTTGCTCGACACGATGGGGCTGGAACTGCATCCCGACAAAACCCGCGTCACCCACTTCAACGACGGCTTCCGGTTTCTAGGACATACCTTCGTGCGATCGCTCATCGTGCCAGACCAGCCCAAAAGCAAGCGGCAGCGGCAGACGGAAGAAGCCGCGATCGCCCAAAAAGCCGCTGATCCAGCGCGCTCGCCGATTCTCCACTACAGCGACCCGCCGCCCCAGGCGACCCAAATGCAGCAGGCGCTTTTGGCAGCCGTCCAAACCTCAGAGCAGCCGATTCCGCCGCCGCTGTATGTCGTCATGGGCTATCGGGTGCGCGACGAAAAGCCGGTGCAAATCGAATCTAAAGAATGGACTTGGAGGAATGGCATGTCTACGCTGTATCTGGTTCGCCAAGGCACGATGCTCCGCAAAGACCACGGGCGCTTTGTCATCGAGGGCGGCCGGTTTGAAACCGAGGAAAACGAGAGCATCACAGCACAATCGCCCCCGTCCCAACCCCCAACCCCAAAATCCAAAACCCAAAATCCCCAATCTAAAACCACCGCGCCGCCGCCCATACTGGAAATTCCCATTAAAGAAGTCGGGCGCATTTTGGTGCTGGGCAATGTGCAAATTAGCACCAGCGCCCTGTCGGAATGTTTGGAGCATCAGATTCCCGTCGTGTTTATGAGCCGCGCCGGAGACTATAAAGGACACCTCTGGAGCAGCGAGTTTTGCGACCTGCCGACCGAGGCGGCCCAGTTTGGGCGGCGGCATGATCCTGGCTTTCAGGTCAAAATGGCGCAGCAAATCCTGCATGGCAAGCTGACCAACTCGCGCCATCTGCTGCTGCGGCTAAATCGCAAGCGCAAGGTAGACGGACTCCGCGCCAAAATTCATCGCATCGATCAGCACATCGCCGCCCTCCCCAAAACGGTCGATTTGGATGTCATGCGCGGGCATGAAGGCGCGTCGGCCCGGCTCTATTTCACCGCCTTGGGGCAGCTCATCACCAACCCCGGCTTTAGCCTGACAGAGCGCAACCGCCGCCCGCCCAAAGATCCCGTTAACAGCTTGCTCAGCTTTGGCTACACGCTGCTGTTTAACAACGTCCTCAGCCTCATCCTGGCCGAAGGGCTAAATCCCTACCTGGGCAATCTGCACCGCTCCGATCGCAAGGAGCCACACCTTGCGTTTGACCTGATGGAAGAATGGCGATCGCCCATTGTCGATAGCCTGGTAATGGTGCTGATTAACAAAAAAATTCTGCGCCCCACCGATTTCACCTTCCCCAACGCCGAAGGTGGAATTTATCTAAACCCCACCGCTCGCCGAGTCTTTCTCAAACATTTTGAGGAGCGCATTTCGGAAGAAATTGCCCATCCCGCAGTGCAGCAGCCTGTCTCCTATCGTCGAGCCATCCAGCTCCAGGTGCAGCAATACAAGCGCTGTCTGCAAAACTCCCAGCCCTACCTCCCTTTCATCCGAGCCACCTGA
- a CDS encoding CRISPR-associated protein codes for MRNTLTEAITQAIKVVFNAETILPFFVGSVCLGIFGSAVYDLLQSWLGDDAVALVRIALISLLILVGAIAAVSWLISRQIALLPSHIPFEVRQKKLDQKYPGLILLVSQPEACETAIRFHLPTLQCCWLICSKEKLEMALDLRRKFPSVCVDDPIVVNDIYNPLQFRNCVNQIYLTRLPKGWIEQDVIADYTGMTAHASVGTVLACINTVRPLQYTPARTDPKTGRVIGSLDPIRVTLGMQNGGRSHRGDRQKAS; via the coding sequence ATGCGAAACACGCTGACTGAAGCCATCACCCAAGCCATCAAGGTTGTGTTTAATGCAGAGACGATTTTGCCGTTTTTTGTGGGGTCGGTTTGCCTGGGAATCTTTGGCAGTGCGGTGTACGACCTGCTCCAGTCGTGGCTGGGTGATGATGCAGTGGCGCTCGTTCGCATTGCGCTGATTTCGCTGCTGATTTTGGTGGGGGCGATCGCCGCCGTGTCGTGGCTGATTTCCCGCCAGATTGCGCTATTGCCCAGCCACATTCCCTTTGAAGTGCGCCAAAAAAAGCTCGACCAAAAGTATCCGGGGCTGATTCTGCTGGTGAGCCAGCCCGAAGCGTGCGAAACAGCCATCCGCTTTCATCTGCCAACCCTACAGTGCTGCTGGCTGATTTGTTCCAAAGAGAAGCTAGAAATGGCGCTGGACTTGCGCCGCAAGTTTCCGAGTGTATGTGTCGATGATCCGATTGTGGTGAACGATATCTACAACCCGCTGCAATTTCGCAATTGTGTGAATCAAATCTATTTAACGCGGCTGCCGAAGGGCTGGATTGAGCAAGACGTGATTGCAGACTATACGGGCATGACGGCCCACGCCTCTGTGGGTACGGTGCTGGCCTGCATCAACACGGTTCGCCCGCTGCAATATACCCCCGCCCGGACTGATCCAAAAACTGGCAGAGTCATCGGTTCTCTCGATCCGATCCGCGTGACGTTGGGGATGCAGAATGGGGGGCGATCGCATCGGGGCGATCGGCAAAAGGCAAGCTAA
- a CDS encoding RAMP superfamily CRISPR-associated protein, producing MKFQLTITMQSDWHVGAGAGRRGDIDRLIQRDTDGLPYLPAKTLTGIWRDACELIADGLDSAGLSEDASTSWNQWVDFLFGDQPAIANAALSTAPQPAALSIRAAHLPKSLRNLLKHRAKASNPAHQALQSAFTFIKPGISIDDRGCAKEDFLRFEEMARIGAVLTADCELLAALNPEQQQAACTLLAAGATVVERLGGKRRRGAGRCEFKIDWPEEVGIQQAVWDILARDAPELPEASEDSSDGSEDISEKTNSLEIRSDQSGWQRITIALEALTPLVIPARAIGNVVETLDYIPGTNLLRLVLQQVRSLGVDLSDPMARGDLLVTNATIAIADQPGQPIPACLFYEKSGGGLSKGGTVYNRFCEPEQGSQLKGYRQGYIEFTKRLETLPEYKTVDTLVGTHNTIEDRCQRPTSEVGGVYSYEAIAPGTCFWAELRMRQSVYDALCQKQADWHEKLQGHHRIGQSKKDDYGAVDITVKIIQPERKTDTSTEDSKQTEQTEKLWVWLLSDVLLRNESLRPTASVEDFRQALQQTLSANQQTLNAGGDESPIQLELSTPGEGLISAMLRSHRVESWQTWWNLPRPSLVGIAAGSCMVFEVTGTLDPQRLRQLELSGIGERTAEGYGQLCFNHPLLSEPFDNERPNRKTEEDSESQEAELDTPPPLLSASNRNSDVFDYARLIEKAAWREAIRRAALFLASEGDRRREILGIWIENKQGKITSHPSMSQLGGLRSVLSQLKFNQKEPVLSWIENIREKRSNKWEKTKDGLGKIERLIHEETQIWQWISTALCHADPNQNSLNYPSLQELTLTQTGESDLKQELWAEAVQVVIDACIRAHKRELEELEKKQEQAVVAAGANHGA from the coding sequence ATGAAATTTCAACTCACCATTACGATGCAGAGCGATTGGCATGTGGGCGCTGGCGCTGGCAGACGAGGCGACATCGATCGGCTGATTCAGCGCGACACCGACGGCTTACCTTACTTGCCTGCAAAAACGCTTACGGGCATTTGGCGAGATGCCTGCGAACTCATTGCCGATGGGCTGGATAGCGCTGGGCTCTCTGAGGATGCATCCACATCCTGGAACCAGTGGGTCGATTTCTTATTTGGAGATCAGCCTGCGATCGCCAACGCTGCACTTTCAACTGCGCCCCAGCCCGCCGCTCTTTCCATCCGAGCCGCCCACTTGCCAAAATCCCTGAGAAATTTGCTGAAGCATCGGGCCAAAGCCTCCAATCCTGCACATCAAGCCTTGCAAAGTGCGTTTACCTTTATCAAACCCGGAATCAGCATTGATGACAGAGGATGTGCGAAGGAAGATTTTCTGCGCTTTGAAGAAATGGCGCGAATTGGTGCGGTGCTGACGGCAGATTGTGAATTGCTGGCAGCGTTGAATCCAGAACAGCAGCAAGCAGCTTGTACTCTGTTGGCAGCAGGTGCAACGGTGGTGGAACGGCTCGGCGGCAAGCGGCGGCGCGGCGCAGGGCGCTGTGAGTTCAAGATTGATTGGCCTGAGGAGGTTGGAATTCAGCAAGCGGTGTGGGACATTCTGGCGCGAGATGCACCTGAACTTCCCGAAGCTTCAGAAGATAGCTCAGATGGCTCAGAAGATATTTCAGAAAAGACGAATTCTCTGGAAATTCGCAGTGATCAATCTGGGTGGCAGCGAATCACGATCGCCCTAGAAGCCCTAACGCCTCTGGTCATCCCCGCCCGCGCGATTGGCAACGTGGTCGAAACGCTGGACTACATTCCCGGCACGAATTTGCTGCGGCTGGTGCTGCAACAGGTGCGATCGCTCGGCGTGGATCTGAGCGATCCAATGGCGCGGGGCGATCTGCTGGTGACAAATGCCACGATTGCGATCGCCGACCAGCCAGGACAGCCGATTCCCGCTTGCCTGTTTTATGAAAAATCGGGCGGCGGCCTGTCCAAAGGGGGCACAGTCTACAACCGTTTCTGTGAACCGGAGCAAGGCTCTCAGCTTAAGGGCTATCGCCAAGGCTACATCGAGTTCACAAAGCGCTTGGAAACGCTCCCCGAATACAAAACAGTCGATACGCTCGTTGGCACACACAACACGATTGAAGACCGATGCCAGCGCCCCACCAGCGAGGTCGGCGGGGTCTATAGCTATGAGGCGATCGCCCCTGGAACCTGCTTCTGGGCTGAGCTACGGATGCGACAGTCTGTTTATGATGCACTGTGTCAAAAACAGGCTGACTGGCACGAGAAATTGCAGGGACATCACCGCATTGGACAATCTAAAAAAGATGACTATGGAGCCGTTGACATCACTGTAAAGATCATTCAACCGGAACGCAAAACAGATACCTCAACGGAGGATTCAAAACAAACAGAACAAACAGAGAAACTCTGGGTGTGGCTGCTTTCAGACGTGCTTCTGCGGAATGAGTCGCTGCGGCCGACGGCATCGGTCGAAGACTTTCGGCAAGCACTCCAGCAGACACTCAGCGCTAACCAGCAGACGCTCAACGCTGGGGGAGATGAATCACCTATTCAGCTAGAACTCTCTACTCCTGGTGAGGGGTTAATTTCCGCCATGCTGCGATCGCACCGGGTCGAGTCCTGGCAGACGTGGTGGAATTTGCCTCGTCCCTCTCTGGTGGGCATTGCGGCAGGAAGCTGCATGGTCTTTGAGGTTACTGGAACGCTCGATCCCCAGCGCCTCAGACAACTTGAGCTATCGGGCATAGGCGAACGAACCGCCGAAGGCTACGGACAGCTTTGCTTTAACCATCCATTGCTCAGCGAACCATTTGATAATGAGAGACCAAACCGCAAAACAGAGGAAGACTCGGAATCTCAAGAAGCTGAGCTAGATACACCGCCGCCATTGCTTAGTGCGTCTAACCGCAATTCTGACGTTTTTGACTACGCCCGTTTGATCGAGAAAGCTGCTTGGCGCGAAGCCATTCGCAGGGCTGCTTTGTTTTTAGCCAGTGAGGGCGATCGCCGCAGAGAGATTCTGGGCATTTGGATTGAAAACAAGCAGGGCAAAATTACCAGCCATCCCAGCATGAGCCAGCTCGGTGGTTTGCGCTCAGTCCTCTCTCAACTGAAGTTCAATCAAAAAGAGCCAGTTTTGTCCTGGATCGAAAACATTCGAGAGAAACGCTCTAACAAATGGGAGAAAACAAAAGATGGACTGGGCAAGATCGAGCGTCTGATCCATGAAGAGACACAGATTTGGCAATGGATTAGCACTGCACTTTGTCATGCTGATCCGAATCAAAACAGCCTCAACTATCCCTCTCTTCAGGAACTCACTCTAACCCAAACGGGCGAATCAGATTTGAAGCAAGAGCTTTGGGCAGAAGCAGTTCAAGTTGTCATTGATGCCTGCATTCGTGCTCATAAGCGAGAGCTAGAGGAGCTAGAGAAAAAGCAGGAGCAAGCAGTCGTTGCAGCAGGAGCAAATCATGGCGCGTAA
- a CDS encoding RAMP superfamily CRISPR-associated protein produces the protein MVDLTLAVNGAGDYYIPGTSLAGALRGWMEELEEGSQIISTLWGPRLGQTGRTQSDDGASWVLVEDAVIQGDVQTELRDGVGIDRFGGSAAEYIKFDRAILPKGSKLDLHITLDRVSESKLALNDAEWKAACEAWSGLLQALQDGELSLGAAKTRGLGTVKLEKLEVKEQLFNSRAGILALLKGESGNSSIFNLEADTPRKARPALTVTIDWAPISPLMVKAEREGIAVDMLPLVSSIGDRVAFVLPGSAIKGALRTQAERIVRTVCPAFNHAAATKPADSKKAFLQQIEVPLVENLFGKAAKTEDQQQKVGMGALTVADCYADHSISVEKWEKVQTAKESSDLLQALQDAKLHDVQQAFHVAIDRWTGGAADQFLYSTLEPMGVQWQPIALRLNLSRLPGADLQKQGVALLLLVLRDLIQGRIPLGYGVNRGMGAIAIKSISFSASGANLPDEIQALHDITLKVEPEQSQTYLTAQHLAQISSLGGLNDAWKAWIESTIPQEVAS, from the coding sequence ATGGTTGATTTAACGCTGGCAGTCAACGGAGCCGGAGACTACTACATTCCCGGCACTAGCCTTGCCGGGGCGCTGCGCGGCTGGATGGAGGAACTGGAAGAAGGCTCCCAAATCATTTCCACGCTCTGGGGGCCGCGCCTGGGACAAACCGGCAGAACGCAGAGCGATGACGGCGCAAGCTGGGTGCTGGTAGAAGATGCCGTGATTCAGGGCGACGTGCAAACCGAACTGCGTGATGGGGTAGGAATCGATCGCTTTGGCGGCAGCGCCGCAGAATATATCAAGTTCGATCGCGCGATTTTGCCAAAAGGCAGCAAGCTAGATTTGCACATTACGTTAGATCGGGTCTCAGAGTCAAAGTTGGCGCTGAATGATGCTGAATGGAAAGCAGCCTGTGAAGCATGGTCGGGGCTATTGCAAGCACTGCAAGATGGCGAACTGAGCCTGGGCGCTGCCAAAACGCGGGGACTGGGAACCGTAAAGTTAGAAAAGTTGGAAGTCAAAGAGCAACTGTTCAATTCTCGTGCAGGCATTCTTGCGCTGCTCAAAGGGGAGTCTGGCAACTCGTCGATTTTTAATCTGGAGGCAGACACACCGCGAAAGGCGCGTCCTGCTCTAACAGTCACCATTGACTGGGCTCCCATTTCGCCCCTAATGGTGAAGGCAGAGCGCGAAGGCATCGCAGTCGATATGCTGCCTTTGGTGAGCAGCATTGGCGACCGAGTTGCGTTTGTGCTGCCGGGAAGCGCCATCAAAGGGGCGCTGCGAACCCAGGCAGAGCGCATCGTTCGCACGGTTTGCCCTGCGTTCAATCATGCCGCAGCAACAAAGCCAGCCGATTCCAAAAAAGCATTTTTGCAACAGATCGAGGTTCCACTGGTTGAAAACCTGTTCGGCAAGGCTGCCAAAACTGAGGATCAGCAGCAGAAAGTAGGTATGGGTGCTTTGACAGTCGCCGATTGCTACGCTGACCATTCCATCTCAGTAGAAAAGTGGGAAAAAGTGCAAACTGCAAAGGAATCCTCTGATTTGCTGCAAGCGCTGCAAGACGCGAAGTTACACGATGTACAGCAGGCATTTCACGTTGCGATCGATCGCTGGACAGGCGGCGCAGCGGATCAGTTTCTCTACAGCACGCTGGAGCCGATGGGCGTGCAGTGGCAGCCGATCGCTCTCCGGCTCAACTTATCTCGCCTGCCAGGAGCGGACTTGCAAAAACAAGGAGTCGCGCTGCTGCTGCTGGTGTTGCGAGATCTGATTCAGGGACGCATTCCCCTGGGGTATGGCGTGAATCGAGGCATGGGGGCGATCGCCATCAAATCTATCTCGTTTTCAGCCAGCGGCGCGAACTTACCTGACGAAATCCAAGCCCTTCACGATATCACGCTAAAGGTTGAACCAGAGCAATCGCAGACTTATCTTACTGCCCAGCATCTCGCTCAGATTAGCAGCCTTGGAGGTTTGAACGATGCCTGGAAAGCCTGGATCGAATCAACAATTCCTCAGGAGGTTGCATCATGA
- the csx19 gene encoding type III-D CRISPR-associated protein Csx19: MSEAVATKTKLYRQSKMDISLEDALNQVKDLMSGAIALLYSPQACSFGRFESNGQVTICCNSKQGNSKQDWQEQTLDLSSVFEARVFNERAELRWLSIPGSKGKAVLISETNLEKKFADDTNELNYLKAVEQKYLLWGEPLNKVKQPAPANWSILSAARIGAMPVPISPGSNNQTVVELHSREYLGEIEPYGNVAVQEERLMKLTWISTKKVNTNDK, from the coding sequence ATGAGCGAGGCAGTCGCTACCAAAACGAAACTGTATAGACAATCGAAGATGGACATCTCTTTGGAAGACGCGCTGAACCAGGTTAAAGACCTGATGTCGGGGGCGATCGCACTACTTTACAGCCCCCAGGCTTGCAGTTTCGGCAGATTCGAGTCAAATGGACAAGTCACCATTTGCTGTAATAGTAAACAAGGCAATAGTAAACAAGACTGGCAAGAGCAGACCCTGGATCTGTCCTCAGTGTTTGAAGCCAGAGTGTTTAATGAACGGGCTGAACTGCGCTGGCTCAGCATTCCCGGCAGCAAAGGAAAAGCCGTGCTGATCTCGGAAACAAATTTGGAGAAAAAATTTGCAGATGACACTAATGAGTTGAACTATCTCAAAGCTGTTGAACAGAAGTATTTGCTTTGGGGTGAACCCCTGAACAAGGTGAAGCAGCCTGCACCAGCCAACTGGAGTATTTTATCTGCCGCTCGAATTGGGGCAATGCCCGTTCCGATTTCACCAGGCTCTAACAACCAAACCGTTGTTGAGCTTCATAGCCGTGAGTATCTGGGCGAGATTGAACCATACGGCAATGTTGCAGTGCAAGAAGAACGCTTGATGAAGTTAACCTGGATCTCCACGAAGAAGGTAAATACCAATGACAAATAA